The stretch of DNA TACGGATAGGGCCTCATCAACCCTCAAGCCGATCAAGTTCAACATATCTGGAACCGTCTCTAGTGTTCCTGCTTTTTTATCAGAAGCAGCCCTTACTTCCGGGACCTTCCCTTTTTCAGTGACAATATCCGAAACCGGCACTTCCCATTCCATCTTTCCGGCCCTTACCCTCACCCGTTTATGTCTTCGGTCAACCCTCATCACCGTGGCATCATAGCCCACGGACCTGATAAATACGGTGTCTCCTTCCCTTATCTCACCGATTGATAGAGAAGGTTCCTTATCGAATTCCCGCAGCTTATCTTCGACCCCCTGCTGTATCCTTACGATCCTTTTCATGGCCTCGCGACCCTTCTTCTGCTTTTTCGCCTCTTCCAGGACGGCATAGACCTGCCTCTTTGTCTCCGAAATAATATCCTTGGCCTCCCGGTATGCCTTTTCCATTATCTCTGCCTTTAGCTTTTCTGCCTCGGTCAGTTTTTCATTTAAAAACTTCTCTTTTCCTTTAACCTCTGCCTTTTGCCGCTGTAGCTCATTAAGTCCCTCTTCATGCGCGGCCCTTTTCTCCTTCAACTCTGTAAGAAGCTTGTGGAATTCCACGTTCACATTACCCAGCACATTTTTCGCGAACTCAAGGACGTGCGCGGGGAGACCATATCTCCTGGCTATCTCGAGGGCATGGGACTGACCGGGCTCTCCCACCTTCAACCTGTATAAAGGACTCAGCGTGTCGTGATCGAATTCCATAGAGGCATTTACCATCCCCGCTGTCCTATGGACAAAACCCACTATGTCCATGAGATGTGTAGTAGCGAAAACAAGGGCGCCTTTGCCTTTTAGCTCTTTTAAAACAGCACAGGAAATGGCCGCTCCCTCCACCGGGTCCGTCCCGGTGCCCATCTCATCTAACAAGATGACCGTCTTTGCATCGGCCTCTTTGAGTATCTCTGCGATATGAGAGACATGGGCGGAGAAAGTGGACAGGCTGCTTTCTATGGATTGTTCATCTCCTATATCAACGAGAAGCCGGCTGACATGGGGAAAGGTGGACGAGGAATCAGCCGGCACCGGAATGCCGGATAGGGCCATGAGGAGGAGCAACCCCAGCGTCTTGATGGCGACAGTCTTGCCCCCGGCATTGGGGCCGGTTATGACCATCACGGTATGTTCGCCGGCGAGGCTGAGATCAAGGGGCACCACCTCTCCCATGCCTCTTTCTTTCTGCGACAGCATAAGGAGCGGGTGTCTTGCCCTCACCAGTTTAATTTCAGATGAACCGGTTATCCGGGGCGCTTCCATTTGCAGGTAATCAGCAAACCGGGCGATACTATCCAGGACATCGAGATAAACGATGGTCTTGTACTGCGCCTTAATTTCGTCCGCTTCTTCTCTTATCATCTTGCAGATAACTTTTAAGATGCGAATCTCTTCTGCC from Desulfovibrionales bacterium encodes:
- a CDS encoding endonuclease MutS2, with the protein product MISREALQILEFDKILNTISGFSHSDASRQAVLDISPLSDRGDIAERFGQVKEIQGLAQAGTPLRLSHFQDISQALEQARLEGAVLDPGELIAFVPVLRIISEVSAQIAEADSLPGLTRLTGHLTGFPDILAAIGRSIDSEGNILDSASPTLSHLRSRIRGMEAKIRKRLEETVTDRGVTPFLQDDFITQRAGRWVIPVRMDAKGQVPGVVHDVSRSGETAFTEPLEIIGIANELENLVAEAKAEEIRILKVICKMIREEADEIKAQYKTIVYLDVLDSIARFADYLQMEAPRITGSSEIKLVRARHPLLMLSQKERGMGEVVPLDLSLAGEHTVMVITGPNAGGKTVAIKTLGLLLLMALSGIPVPADSSSTFPHVSRLLVDIGDEQSIESSLSTFSAHVSHIAEILKEADAKTVILLDEMGTGTDPVEGAAISCAVLKELKGKGALVFATTHLMDIVGFVHRTAGMVNASMEFDHDTLSPLYRLKVGEPGQSHALEIARRYGLPAHVLEFAKNVLGNVNVEFHKLLTELKEKRAAHEEGLNELQRQKAEVKGKEKFLNEKLTEAEKLKAEIMEKAYREAKDIISETKRQVYAVLEEAKKQKKGREAMKRIVRIQQGVEDKLREFDKEPSLSIGEIREGDTVFIRSVGYDATVMRVDRRHKRVRVRAGKMEWEVPVSDIVTEKGKVPEVRAASDKKAGTLETVPDMLNLIGLRVDEALSVLEPFLNHASLAERKEVTIIHGLGTGILRKAVREYLTGHPLVEQFRGGELSEGGDGVTIATLR